GGTCCTCGCGCTGCTGTGGCAGCTGGTGCTGGTCGGCTACGCGTTCTCGCTCGCCGCCCACTCCGCCGACCGGGGCGCGCGGGCCGGTACGGCGACGGAAGGCGGCGGCGCCGGCGCGTGCCAGGCCGCAGCCGAGAAGGAACTGCCCAGTTCCTGGCGGGGCGGTGCCGGCATCTCCTGCCACCCCGAAGCGGGCGTGTGGAAGGCGACGGTCCAGATCAGGGTCCCGGTGCTCTTCCCCGGCACGGGCAGCTTCCCGTGGCCGGCGAAGGGCTCGGCCGGCGCCGCGAAGGAGGACCCCCGATGAGCGCCGTACGTCCGCCCGCCCGGCTCCGGCAGCCTGCCCGGCTCGGTCTCCCGGCCTCGCTCCCCCTGCCCCGGAAGCCCGCCCGGATCCCGCTGCGCCCCCGGCTCCGCCCGCCCGCCCGGCTCCGCGGCCACGGCCGCGACCGGGGCACGGTGTCCATCGAATTCCTCGGCTTCCTGCCGGTCCTGCTGGTCATCGGGCTGGCGGTGGTCCAGCTCGGCCTCGCCGCATTCGCCGTCCAGCAGGCCGGTACGGGAGCGCGCGCCGCGGCCCGTACCGCCTCGATGGACGACGCCGACCATCCGCCCGCCCCGGAGGCCGCCGGCCGGGCCGCGATGAGCGACTGGGTCAAGGCCGGCATCACCG
This portion of the Streptomyces sp. 2114.4 genome encodes:
- a CDS encoding TadE/TadG family type IV pilus assembly protein; its protein translation is MRRPLGGNDRGQVAVEFLGMLPLILLVLALLWQLVLVGYAFSLAAHSADRGARAGTATEGGGAGACQAAAEKELPSSWRGGAGISCHPEAGVWKATVQIRVPVLFPGTGSFPWPAKGSAGAAKEDPR
- a CDS encoding TadE/TadG family type IV pilus assembly protein, with translation MSAVRPPARLRQPARLGLPASLPLPRKPARIPLRPRLRPPARLRGHGRDRGTVSIEFLGFLPVLLVIGLAVVQLGLAAFAVQQAGTGARAAARTASMDDADHPPAPEAAGRAAMSDWVKAGITVGGDGGGSVRATVQVTIPSIIPGVDNFGTASRSATMPRPQEPGALGLAPAVDTVDTYEGAPPR